The following coding sequences are from one Nilaparvata lugens isolate BPH chromosome 4, ASM1435652v1, whole genome shotgun sequence window:
- the LOC111055026 gene encoding zinc finger protein 664, which yields MMTSLSRRKSAVPRKKRNVNDGELMTNIDDDPHEVFIEIHSDMAKKMEQEEEEVDTKVHNEATVDKEDDAIKLTVNSDVCSSANPTDNISSATNPTDTISAGIVCSFCDFKCLDQLEMIEHEATHSKMASFQCHACDARFTDRQDMKLHIASRHPVKRFPCKICGEIVNSVRKLQQHMTDSHAGMKPYSCAECGVRFSCSLNLNKHAKLHKEGKQYACEQCHARFAYPSKLRSHMLTHTGEKPFSCDLCQQRFSSLTNLKNHLTTHSGQKQHQCDQCSMSFYNAAKLRIHAKTHSLDQPHACELCGSRFKHMSSLKSHMKTVHSDDKPFLCPTCGACFSRNSILKVHQLTHTGVKRFECDQCDAKYGDYTSLKRHRMSFHEGVKPFMCGRPGCDAGFMRDLQLQRHIKRMHPDST from the exons ATGATGACGTCATTAAGTAGACGCAAATCAGCTGTcccaagaaagaagagaaacGTAAACGATGGAGAGTTGATGACAAATATTGATGATGACCCGCATGaggtttttattgaaattcattcggATATGGCGAAGAAGatggagcaggaggaggaggaggtcgaTACTAAAGTACACAACGAAGCAACAGTTGACAAAGAAGACG ATGCCATAAAACTGACGGTCAACAGTGACGTATGCAGTTCAGCTAACCCAACAGACAACATCTCCAGTGCCACCAATCCAACAGACACAATTTCCGCGGGCATTGTGTGCTCCTTCTGCGATTTCAAGTGTCTGGATCAGCTGGAAATGATCGAACACGAAGCAACACATTCCAAAATGGCGTCGTTCCAGTGCCACGCCTGCGACGCCCGATTCACAGACAGGCAGGACATGAAGTTGCACATTGCATCACGCCACCCTGTGAAACGGTTCCCGTGTAAAATCTGTGGGGAAATCGTGAATAGTGTGAGAAAGCTGCAACAACATATGACCGATTCACATGCGGGCATGAAGCCTTACAGCTGCGCCGAATGTGGTGTTAGGTTTTCTTGCAGTTTGAACCTCAACAAACATGCCAAGCTTCACAAAGAAGGAAAACAGTACGCCTGTGAACAGTGCCATGCCAGGTTTGCCTACCCTTCAAAATTACGCTCACATATGCTAACACACACTGGAGAAAAACCGTTCTCTTGTGATTTATGTCAACAGAGGTTCAGTAGTTTGACGAATTTGAAGAACCACCTGACAACACACAGTGGACAGAAACAGCATCAATGTGACCAGTGCAGCATGAGTTTCTACAACGCCGCCAAACTCAGAATCCACGCCAAAACACACTCCCTTGATCAACCACATGCCTGTGAATTATGTGGCTCTCGGTTCAAACACATGTCAAGCTTGAAATCACACATGAAGACGGTTCACAGTGATGACAAACCTTTCCTGTGCCCTACATGTGGGGCGTGTTTCTCCAGGAACTCGATTTTGAAAGTGCATCAGTTGACACATACGGGTGTGAAGAGGTTCGAGTGTGACCAGTGTGACGCCAAGTATGGTGACTACACTTCTCTTAAGAGACATAGGATGTCCTTCCATGAGGGTGTCAAACCTTTCATGTGTGGCAGGCCTGGTTGTGATGCAGGCTTTATGCGCGATTTGCAGTTACAGAGACATATCAAGCGCATGCATCCAGATTCCACCTGA